The following proteins come from a genomic window of Actinacidiphila yeochonensis CN732:
- a CDS encoding ABC transporter ATP-binding protein, translating to MIRFENATITYDGAAAPALRALDLTIPEGELCLVVGPSGTGKSTLLNAVNGLVPHFTGGTLTGRVTVAGRDTRTHRPRELADVVGTVGQDPAAHFVTDIVEDELAYGMESLGVPPDTMRRRVEETLDLLGLAELRDRPIATLSGGQRQRVAIGSVLTVGPQVLVLDEPTSALDPGAAEEVLAVLQRLVHDLGTTVLMAEHRLERVVQYADQVVLLPGPGAEPVMGDPAEVMALSPVYPPVVALGRLAGWSPLPLSVRDARRKAADLRERLADRAPTPTPLLEARAHGGALVRCAGLRVRHGRTEVLHGVDLTVAAGETVALMGRNGAGKSTLLSAMVGLHTPAGGGVEVAGAVPHRTRPAQLLRHAGLVPQEPRDLLYADTVAAECAAADHDAGAEPGTCAALLAELLPGVDPSVHPRDLSEGQRLTLVLALVLTARPPVLLLDEPTRGLDYAAKARLVALLRRLAADGHAIVLATHDVELAADLAHRVVILAEGDVVADGPAAEVVLSSPAFAPQVAKVLAPAPWLTVAQVRDALGAAS from the coding sequence ATGATCCGCTTCGAGAACGCCACGATCACCTACGACGGCGCCGCCGCCCCCGCCCTGCGCGCCCTCGACCTCACCATCCCCGAAGGCGAGTTGTGCCTGGTGGTGGGGCCGTCCGGCACGGGCAAGTCGACGCTGCTGAACGCCGTCAACGGCCTCGTCCCGCACTTCACCGGCGGCACCCTCACCGGCCGCGTCACCGTGGCCGGACGGGACACCCGGACCCACCGCCCCCGCGAACTCGCCGACGTGGTCGGCACGGTGGGCCAGGACCCGGCAGCGCACTTCGTCACCGACATCGTGGAGGACGAACTCGCCTACGGCATGGAGTCGTTGGGCGTGCCGCCGGACACCATGCGGCGCCGGGTGGAGGAGACGCTGGACCTGCTGGGCCTGGCCGAGCTGCGCGACCGCCCGATCGCCACCCTCTCCGGCGGGCAGCGGCAGCGGGTCGCGATCGGCTCGGTACTCACCGTCGGCCCGCAGGTGCTGGTGCTGGACGAGCCGACCTCCGCGCTGGACCCGGGCGCCGCCGAGGAGGTGCTGGCGGTGCTGCAACGCCTCGTCCACGACCTGGGCACCACCGTGCTCATGGCCGAGCACCGGCTGGAGCGGGTGGTGCAGTACGCCGACCAGGTCGTCCTGCTCCCCGGACCCGGCGCCGAGCCCGTCATGGGCGATCCGGCCGAGGTGATGGCGCTGTCGCCGGTGTACCCGCCGGTCGTCGCGCTGGGCCGGCTGGCGGGCTGGTCGCCGCTGCCGCTGTCGGTCCGCGACGCCCGCCGCAAGGCCGCCGACCTGCGCGAACGCCTCGCCGACCGTGCCCCGACCCCGACCCCGCTGCTGGAGGCCAGGGCGCACGGCGGCGCCTTGGTGCGCTGCGCGGGCCTGCGGGTGCGGCACGGCCGGACGGAGGTGCTGCACGGGGTGGACCTCACGGTGGCCGCGGGTGAGACGGTCGCGCTGATGGGCCGCAACGGCGCCGGCAAGTCGACGCTGCTGTCCGCGATGGTCGGCCTGCACACCCCGGCCGGCGGCGGCGTCGAGGTGGCCGGGGCCGTCCCGCACCGCACCCGCCCGGCCCAACTGCTGCGCCACGCGGGCCTGGTGCCGCAGGAGCCGCGCGACCTCCTCTACGCCGACACGGTGGCCGCCGAGTGCGCCGCCGCCGATCACGACGCCGGTGCCGAACCCGGCACCTGCGCGGCGCTGCTGGCCGAGCTGCTGCCGGGCGTCGACCCGTCCGTCCACCCGCGCGACCTGTCCGAGGGCCAGCGGCTGACCCTCGTCCTGGCCCTGGTGCTCACCGCCCGCCCGCCGGTGCTGCTGCTGGACGAGCCCACCCGCGGCCTCGACTACGCCGCCAAGGCCCGGCTCGTCGCCCTGCTGCGCCGGCTCGCCGCCGACGGGCACGCGATCGTCCTGGCCACGCACGACGTGGAACTCGCCGCCGACCTCGCGCACCGGGTGGTGATCCTCGCCGAGGGCGACGTCGTCGCCGACGGCCCGGCCGCCGAGGTCGTCCTGTCCTCCCCCGCCTTCGCCCCGCAGGTCGCGAAGGTGCTGGCCCCGGCGCCGTGGCTGACCGTCGCGCAGGTCCGGGACGCGCTGGGGGCGGCGTCGTGA
- a CDS encoding ECF transporter S component, producing MTAPEGTEGAAAAAADAPAFPSRPRDDVARPVRIGPRSAAALAVVSAVGVAAFGWPLLAAHGSSVAAHSADAPWLFALLLPLLVAVVVATLTDTGMDAKAVAMLGMLAAAGAALRPLGAGTAGIEPMFFLMVLSGRVLGPGFGFTLGSLTMFASALLTGGVGPWMPFQMLAMGWVSMGAGLLPGAAALRGRAELLLLAVYGAVSAVAYGTVMNLQGWPYIGGLASDISYDPHASPAANLARFATYCLTTSMGWDLPRAALTAVLSYALGPAVLRALRRATRRAVFR from the coding sequence GTGACCGCGCCGGAGGGGACGGAGGGCGCCGCGGCGGCCGCTGCCGACGCTCCCGCGTTCCCGTCCCGCCCCCGGGACGACGTGGCACGCCCGGTGCGGATCGGGCCGCGCTCGGCCGCCGCGCTCGCGGTGGTCTCCGCCGTCGGCGTCGCCGCGTTCGGCTGGCCGCTGCTGGCCGCGCACGGCTCGTCGGTGGCCGCGCACAGCGCCGACGCGCCCTGGCTGTTCGCCCTGCTGCTGCCGCTGCTGGTCGCGGTGGTCGTCGCCACGCTCACCGACACGGGGATGGACGCCAAGGCCGTCGCCATGCTCGGCATGCTCGCGGCGGCGGGCGCGGCACTGCGGCCGCTGGGCGCGGGCACGGCCGGGATCGAGCCCATGTTCTTCCTGATGGTGCTCTCCGGCCGGGTCCTCGGGCCCGGATTCGGCTTCACGCTGGGCTCGTTGACGATGTTCGCCTCCGCCCTGCTGACCGGCGGGGTGGGCCCGTGGATGCCGTTCCAGATGCTGGCGATGGGCTGGGTGTCGATGGGCGCGGGCCTGCTGCCGGGCGCCGCGGCCCTGCGCGGCCGGGCCGAACTCCTCCTGCTGGCCGTCTACGGGGCCGTCTCGGCGGTGGCGTACGGCACGGTGATGAACCTCCAGGGCTGGCCCTACATCGGCGGCCTCGCCTCGGACATCTCCTACGACCCGCACGCCTCGCCCGCCGCCAACCTCGCCCGTTTCGCCACGTACTGCCTGACGACGTCCATGGGCTGGGACCTGCCGCGCGCCGCGCTCACCGCGGTGCTGTCGTACGCGCTCGGCCCGGCGGTCCTGCGCGCCCTTCGCCGCGCGACCCGCCGGGCCGTCTTCCGCTGA
- a CDS encoding ATP-binding protein, which produces MSTPAVQGAAQSCLYVTSIRLTAVLTAVGAAREFVRRTLGEWRLGALTDSAELMVSELVTNAVKSSGPGTEPGIDPLASCGTAVGVGAEGGPYRVVGVQLRAAGGSLYVEVWDRGAGAPVLREQTLDAEGGRGLFLVDMLSSRWDVFRPAAGGKVVWAELPLDDAAVARPFGACGQGADLPERAPWTAESVSGTDLLRLEQALTQRVLDGLAVAGISVPPSVPSVPVPVPAASADAAVPRTAAAQAAVQTRTGTDSDRTDPHNPPAPAPE; this is translated from the coding sequence GTGAGCACGCCGGCGGTCCAGGGGGCCGCGCAGAGCTGTCTGTACGTGACGTCGATCCGGCTGACCGCGGTGCTCACCGCCGTCGGTGCGGCCAGGGAGTTCGTCCGGCGGACCCTGGGGGAGTGGCGGCTCGGCGCGCTGACGGACAGCGCCGAGCTGATGGTGTCGGAGCTGGTCACCAACGCGGTCAAGAGCAGTGGGCCCGGAACCGAGCCCGGCATCGACCCCCTGGCGTCCTGCGGGACCGCTGTCGGTGTCGGTGCCGAGGGCGGGCCGTACCGCGTGGTGGGGGTGCAGTTGCGCGCGGCCGGGGGCAGCCTCTACGTCGAGGTGTGGGACCGGGGCGCGGGTGCGCCGGTACTGAGGGAGCAGACGCTGGACGCGGAGGGCGGGCGCGGCCTGTTCCTCGTGGACATGCTCAGCAGTCGGTGGGACGTCTTCCGTCCGGCGGCGGGCGGCAAGGTCGTCTGGGCGGAGCTGCCGTTGGACGACGCGGCCGTGGCGCGGCCGTTCGGGGCGTGCGGCCAGGGCGCGGACCTGCCGGAACGCGCCCCCTGGACGGCCGAGTCCGTGTCGGGCACCGACCTCCTCCGCCTGGAACAGGCGTTGACGCAGCGGGTGCTGGACGGCCTGGCGGTCGCCGGCATCTCCGTACCGCCCTCCGTCCCCTCCGTCCCCGTCCCCGTCCCCGCCGCCTCCGCCGACGCCGCCGTACCGCGCACCGCCGCCGCCCAGGCGGCCGTACAGACCCGTACCGGAACGGACAGCGACCGGACCGACCCGCACAACCCACCCGCTCCGGCCCCGGAGTGA